The genome window GCTAAGATCGCGCTCGGTCGCGGCCAGTACCCGCACGTCCGCGCTCTGCGTTTCGCGGCCGCCGACGCGCACAAAGCTCCGGTCGTGGAGCGCGCGCAACAGAGCCGCCTGGGCCGGCGTCGGAAGCGCGCCCACTTCGCCGAGGAACAGCGTACCGCCGTCGGCGCGCTCGAAGCGGCCGGCGCGCGGCCCTCCGGCCGGCGAATCCGAATCCTGGCCGAACAGCTCGCTCTCGGCCTCCTCGCGCGTCAACACGTCGCACGCCACCCACACGAACGGCTCGTCTCGCCGCGGCCCGTTCTGGTGGATGGCCTGCGCCACCATGCGCCGGCCGCTGCCCGGCGCGCCCAGGATCAGGACCGGGACCCGGGTCGCCGCCACCTGTCCGATCTGCTCGAGCACGCGGCGCATCGCGGCCGAGTGGGTGACCAGGTGAGACAGGCCATAGCGCTGGTCGAGCCGCGCCTCCGCCTGCTCGAGGCGCGCCGCCAGCGCCTGGCGCTCGAACCCTCGCTCGAGCATGGCCAGGGCCCGCTCGGGGATCAGCGCGCCGATCACGAACTCGGCCGCACCCTCGCGCATGGCGCGAATCCCTCGCTCGAGATCCGCCCCCTCGCCGGTCAGGATCACGCTCGCCTCGGGGACCCGCGCGCGCGCACGTCTCAGCAAAGCAAGCCCGTCGATGCGCGGCGCCCGGAGCGGCGCGATCAGCGCGTCCACGCGCGAGTCGTCGAGCGCGTTGTAGGCGGTTTCGTCGTCGTGCGCGACCCGCACCTGCATCCCCCGGCCGCGGAGAAATGCCGCGAGCGTGCGCGCCCATTCCGCGTCGGGTCCGACGATCAGCACTCGGGGCTGGCGATGGCGCATGCGCGACTCCGGCGCCGCGTTTCAGCGCGGAAGCGCTTCGAGACTCCCGATCAAGGCCGCGACGCTCGGGATCTGCGCCATGTCGCCGGGGTTCGCGCTCACGTCGGAGTAGACCAGCTGTCCGTCCCGATCCACGAGAAAAACCGCGCGGCCGCTGTAGAAGCGCTCCTCATCCAACACCCCGTAGGCGCGGCTCACCTCGCGCTTGAAATCCGAGAGCAGCGGGAAGCCGATCCCGAGCTGGCGCGCGAACACCTCGTTCGTCTGCCAGCTGTCGACGCTCAAGCCCAGCAGCGTCGCGCCCAGCGACTCGAGGCGCGCTCGCGAGCGCTCCAGCTCGGGAAGCTGGTGCGAGCACACCGGCGTGAAGGCGAGCGGGAAGAACGCCAGCACGACGTGGCGCCGGCCGCGAAAGTCCGAGAGCGAGACCGGCTGGCCGCCGGGCCCCTTGAGCTTGAACTCCGGGGCGCGCTGGCCGACGGTGGGTCCGGGATGAGTGGTCATGGGCTCCTGAGGGATGAGGACATCGGAGTTCGGGGCGCGGATGCTATCACCGACGCCCGGCGAGGCGCACCACGTCCTGGCTCGCCGCCGCCAGCTCCGCCAGCGTGCGGATGCCCCTCTCGCGCTCCCAGCGTTCGGCGAGCAGCAGGAACAGACGCGCGGTGGTGAGCGCGTCACCGAGCGCGCGATGTGCCGATTCGGCAGGCAGCGAAAATCTCGCCGCCAGCGCGCCCAGCGAATTGCTGCCGGACCCGAACAACCCGCGCGCGAGGCCGAGCGTGTCCACCACCGGATTCCACAGCGGCCGCGCCCCGGCGCCGCGCAGGAAGGCGGCCAGGAACGGTAGATCGAACGGCGCGTTGTGCAGCACCAGCATCGCGTCGCCACAGCCGTTCCGGAAGATCGGCGCCACCTCGCCGGGGAGCGGCGCGTCGGCGACCATCGCATCGGTGATGCCGTGGACCGCGGCGGCGTCGGCGGGGACCGGCCGCCCGGGCCGCACCAGGCTCGACCAGCGCTCGGCGATCTCGCCGTTCTCGAGGCGCACGCGCGCCAACTCCACGAGCACGTGGCCGGACGCGGGACTCATGCCGGTGGTCTCGGTGTCGAGCGCCTCGAGGCGGCCGGCGAGGAGCGACACGCGATTCGTCCGCGCCGCGCTCAGTGAGCGCCGCGTCCGGTCGTCTGCTGTCGCTCGAAATCGGTGAACGGCTCGTTGCGGTCGGCGTGGCCTTCGGCCACGTAGCGCAGCAGCAGCAGGAAGCGATCGGGCTCGACGTAGCCCGGGACGTTGGCCATGTGCTCCCCCGAGGCGCGCAGGAAGATCGTGGTCGGGTAGCCCGACACCTGGAAATGCTGCGCGATCTGCGCCGAGGTGTAGCGCCGGCCCAGGTATTCGGCGGCGTCCTGGGATTCAGCGTCGAGCCGCACCGTCACGTACCGGTCACGCAGGTAGCGGGCGACGTCGTCGCGGGAATAGACGTCGCGATCCATTCTCCGGCACCAGCCACACCAGGTGGTGTAGACGTCCACCAGCACCGGCCGGCCACTGGCCGCGGCCTGGCGCATGCCGTCGTTCCAGGTGCGCCATTGAGGACCCGCTGGCGCGGGAGGCGCGCCGGCGAAGGGAACCCCCGGCAGCAGCATCACCGCCAGAACCAACAGGCCACGGAATCGTCGCATTGACACCAGTCTAGCACCCTCGAAAATCGTGGCTCAAATCGCCCACGGCTCACCCATACAGCGTGTGCCGGAGCGTTCCTGCCGGATCGGCCGGATCGAACCACACCCCCGCCAGTCGCGAGG of Candidatus Sulfotelmatobacter sp. contains these proteins:
- a CDS encoding sigma-54 dependent transcriptional regulator, which translates into the protein MRHRQPRVLIVGPDAEWARTLAAFLRGRGMQVRVAHDDETAYNALDDSRVDALIAPLRAPRIDGLALLRRARARVPEASVILTGEGADLERGIRAMREGAAEFVIGALIPERALAMLERGFERQALAARLEQAEARLDQRYGLSHLVTHSAAMRRVLEQIGQVAATRVPVLILGAPGSGRRMVAQAIHQNGPRRDEPFVWVACDVLTREEAESELFGQDSDSPAGGPRAGRFERADGGTLFLGEVGALPTPAQAALLRALHDRSFVRVGGRETQSADVRVLAATERDLSAEVAAGRFRSDLAERLSTVRIQVPALRERSEDLPLLIQRMLAELNREYGRRVTGVTRGVLERFAAYAWPGNVRELRDRLESMVALADGKRSLEVSDLPAELQGPAERRALSVTVGMTVEEVERELISATLRRVAGDKRRAAALLGIGLRTLYRKVREFGLG
- a CDS encoding redoxin domain-containing protein, giving the protein MTTHPGPTVGQRAPEFKLKGPGGQPVSLSDFRGRRHVVLAFFPLAFTPVCSHQLPELERSRARLESLGATLLGLSVDSWQTNEVFARQLGIGFPLLSDFKREVSRAYGVLDEERFYSGRAVFLVDRDGQLVYSDVSANPGDMAQIPSVAALIGSLEALPR
- a CDS encoding 3'-5' exonuclease gives rise to the protein MSLLAGRLEALDTETTGMSPASGHVLVELARVRLENGEIAERWSSLVRPGRPVPADAAAVHGITDAMVADAPLPGEVAPIFRNGCGDAMLVLHNAPFDLPFLAAFLRGAGARPLWNPVVDTLGLARGLFGSGSNSLGALAARFSLPAESAHRALGDALTTARLFLLLAERWERERGIRTLAELAAASQDVVRLAGRR
- a CDS encoding thioredoxin family protein, yielding MRRFRGLLVLAVMLLPGVPFAGAPPAPAGPQWRTWNDGMRQAAASGRPVLVDVYTTWCGWCRRMDRDVYSRDDVARYLRDRYVTVRLDAESQDAAEYLGRRYTSAQIAQHFQVSGYPTTIFLRASGEHMANVPGYVEPDRFLLLLRYVAEGHADRNEPFTDFERQQTTGRGAH